One Glycine max cultivar Williams 82 chromosome 3, Glycine_max_v4.0, whole genome shotgun sequence DNA window includes the following coding sequences:
- the LOC100101840 gene encoding uncharacterized protein isoform X1 codes for MGSEIGIKIRKIVVISIRGGYRSVCNHPFLVGVFCFLILLYRSFPFLFSVLVSASPVLVCTAILLGTLLSFGQPNVPEVEIEEKVTHDISSFQAGFSEGDTVFADRDESYFVKGYSENRSDVEERGIEEEASLVSERDNRAEEDRGLLSSDMPPDDEKLPDIIQPEKQEKEEVEREMKFHSFELGKNREIHEENLRSEAFSSDDEAIEKQYVMVQKVDDDVFEFENEKSPGDHLDFSASSSWKQVENDDDEDDSVESGSDGAESSSPDASMADIIPMLDELHPLLDLDAPQPAHVSRDGSDAASENSEKSDDDSVESDDDSENHGDADDDGIDEPDDEEEEEAAGGKEEDESKSAIKWTEDDQKNLMDLGNLELERNKRLENLIARRRARRLMTEKNLIDLDCADIPCNVAPIAMTRRNPFDFPDDSYAAMGLPPIPGSAPSILQPRRNPFDIPYDSNEEKPDLKGDSFQQEFKVFHQKEAFFRRHESFSVGPSVLGLSKQERYDWKPVFISERMASEGTSYPSFQRQSSEVSDSKLSSVPDTESVSSIDQDDRKFSEQDLSQETEFISNIDHVSDVVEHGSQSSGENDSVEMIQVEESNACQDEGEIVLGGVEDPSEMVFYPETGEVEIHEQFNAGETHLRREPSHEESVGSSRSSHSSLSEVIDSIPDENMEKAENLQQGDDHLSESRISTQASVEESIFQQVSGEVEENHHVDPVYDLSPQASETLQLFPSISSHDSAMELSERALPPASVEMTANAAEEESKVHDHRLEGNTSDHDKTQAASSELHEEAKNELSSEKSEDVNNVTANELSAVAPNFVDQNGSTMAEPQDLADYIRADSEVLHQDSVDSPDSDYQMASEKSHLSDNESVEEGALPNLESRFDNANMSTSVQDADEMFDSAASDAHHISSNGSPMAAPRDLELSPAAGPSPVVHPDSPSEETEHIEKFSSNNDDIFQIQQGKTNIHQDLDKNTVAFTSGSQHEIDVKSPSNLENDLSSSDKSVVAQSSSDHDEIQSSNAIQVESAHCFGTSNDEVGELHDAVDKFPPSISSVTSEKFETPKFRSPTGEADLEVDRHGEVENEDQNEVLETALHSEESMSQVTEENSNEEFDDMKEIDEEFLSELDTVGDFSVNDAGVSLHTGIEHEKIRDAQLSSLPKDVKTEEFEQDIPVLEARSLEDINLAFKQLQEGVDVEEVINRSTIKDQNVGGESKDHLEINSDLQVVEARSLEDINIALNQVSEGNKGELPNSLDSKDTSVKVEENEDGSAKVNEFFNVATSSEEMSRTTVDKSEDVPNSSSGIEEKSHSRKSSSSSSSSDSD; via the exons ATGGGATCAGAAATTGGAATCAAAATAAGGAAAATTGTTGTCATTTCAATCAGAGGTGGTTACAGATCAGTTTGCAACCATCCATTCCTTGTGGGGGTTTTTTGTTTCCTGATTTTGTTGTACagatcttttccttttctgttttctgttttggtCTCTGCATCTCCTGTTTTGGTCTGCACTGCTATTCTGCTTGGGACCCTTCTCAGTTTTGGGCAGCCAAATGTGCCTGAAGTTGAGATAGAAGAGAAAGTTACTCATGACATTTCATCCTTCCAAGCTGGGTTCTCCGAGGGTGACACTGTTTTTGCTGACAGAGATGAGAGCTATTTTGTGAAGGGGTATTCAGAAAATAGGAGTGATGTGGAAGAGAGGGGCATTGAGGAGGAAGCAAGTTTGGTTAGTGAGAGGGATAATAGGGCCGAAGAAGATCGCGGATTGCTTTCTTCTGACATGCCTCCAGATGATGAAAAGTTGCCGGATATTATTCAGCCCGAGaagcaagaaaaagaggaagTGGAGAGGGAAATGAAATTCCATAGTTTTGAGTTGGGAAAGAATAGGGAAATTCATGAAGAGAACCTTAGGTCTGAAGCTTTTTCGAGTGATGATGAAGCTATTGAGAAACAATATGTCATGGTTCAAAAAGTGGATGATGatgtatttgaatttgaaaatgagaAAAGTCCCGGAGATCATTTGGACTTTTCTGCCAGCTCATCTTGGAAACAGGTGGAAAACGACGATGACGAGGATGACTCGGTGGAGTCAGGTTCTGATGGGGCTGAGAGCTCTTCACCAGACGCTTCCATGGCTGACATCATTCCAATGCTTGATGAACTCCATCCACTACTAGACCTAGATGCTCCACAGCCGGCTCATGTGTCCCGTGATGGTTCTGATGCTGCATCTGAGAACTCTGAGAAAAGTGATGATGACAGTGTCGAATCAGACGATGATAGTGAAAACCACGGTGATGCGGACGATGATGGTATTGATGAGCCTGATgatgaagaggaagaagaagcggCAGGTGGCAAAGAGGAGGATGAAAGTAAATCTGCTATTAAGTGGACAGAGGATGACCAAAAGAATCTCATGGATCTGGGAAATTTAGAGCTGGAAAGGAATAAAAGATTGGAGAATCTTATTGCTAGGAGAAGAGCACGGAGATTGATGACTGAGAAGAATCTAATAGACTTAGATTGTGCTGATATTCCCTGTAATGTTGCACCTATTGCTATGACCAGACGTAACCCATTTGATTTTCCTGATGACTCATATGCTGCCATGGGATTACCACCCATTCCTGGATCTGCTCCGTCTATTCTACAGCCTAGACGAAACCCTTTTGATATTCCCTACGACTCAAATGAAGAAAAACCTGATCTTAAGGGGGACAGTTTTCAACAAGAGTTCAAAGTGTTTCATCAAAAAGAGGCCTTTTTTCGGCGGCATGAAAGTTTCAGCGTGGGACCATCAGTATTGGGGTTATCCAAGCAAGAGAGGTATGATTGGAAACCTGTCTTTATATCTGAAAGGATGGCTTCGGAGGGAACAAGCTATCCTTCATTCCAGAGGCAATCAAGTGAAGTTAGTGATTCAAAGTTAAGTTCTGTTCCAGATACTGAATCTGTGAGTTCAATTGATCAGGATGACAGGAAATTCAGTGAGCAAGACTTGTCTCAAGAAACTGAATTTATATCTAACATTGACCATGTTTCTGATGTTGTTGAACATGGAAGCCAATCCTCTGGAGAAAATGATTCTGTGGAGATGATACAAGTTGAGGAGAGCAATGCTTGTCAGGATGAAGGGGAAATAGTTCTGGGCGGGGTGGAAGATCCTTCTGAGATGGTATTCTATCCTGAAACAGGAGAGGTTGAAATCCACGAACAATTCAATGCAGGGGAAACACATTTGAGAAGAGAACCAAGTCATGAGGAGAGTGTCGGCAGCAGCAGATCAAGCCATTCTTCACTATCGGAAGTAATTGACAGCATACCAGATGAAAACATGGAAAAAGCGGAAAATTTGCAGCAAGGAGATGATCATCTCTCTGAATCTAGAATTTCAACACAAGCTTCAGTGGAGGAATCAATCTTCCAGCAAGTTAGTGGTGAGGTGGAAGAAAATCACCATGTAGACCCTGTTTATGATCTTAGTCCACAAGCTTCTGAAACACTCCAATTGTTTCCTTCAATATCTTCTCATGATTCTGCTATGGAGTTGTCTGAGAGGGCATTGCCTCCTGCTTCAGTAGAAATGACTGCTAATGCGGCAGAAGAAGAGTCCAAAGTGCATGATCACAGACTGGAAGGTAATACTTCTGATCATGATAAAACTCAAGCAGCCTCTTCCGAACTACATGAGGAAGCCAAAAATGAATTGAGTTCTGAGAAATCTGAAGATGTGAATAATGTTACTGCAAATGAGTTATCTGCAGTTGCCCCAAATTTTGTTGATCAGAATGGATCTACAATGGCTGAGCCGCAG GATCTAGCTGACTACATACGTGCTGATTCTGAAGTTCTTCACCAAGACAGTGTAGATTCTCCAGATTCAGATTATCAAATGGCttctgaaaagtcacatctaTCAGATAATGAATCTGTGGAGGAAGGAGCACTGCCCAATTTAGAATCAAGATTTGATAATGCAAATATGTCTACGTCAGTCCAAGATGCAGATGAAATGTTTGATTCTGCGGCTTCTGATGCCCACCATATTTCTTCTAATGGTTCACCTATGGCTGCCCCACGGGATTTAGAGCTCTCACCTGCAGCAGGGCCATCACCAGTGGTTCATCCTGATTCACCTTCTGAAGAAACTGAACATATAGAAAAATTTTCATCAAATAATGATGACATATTTCAGATTCAGCAAGGTAAAACCAACATCCACCAAGATTTGGATAAGAATACGGTTGCTTTCACTTCGGGCAGTCAACATGAAATTGATGTGAAGTCTCCCTCTAACTTGGAGAATGATCTGTCAAGCTCTGATAAATCAGTTGTTGCACAATCTTCTAGTGATCATGATGAAATTCAG AGTTCTAATGCTATCCAGGTTGAATCTGCACACTGTTTTGGCACTTCCAATGATGAAGTTGGAGAATTGCATGATGCAGTTGACAAATTTCCTCCAAGCATTTCTTCTGTGACCTCTGAAAAATTTGAGACCCCTAAATTCAGGTCACCCACTGGTGAAGCAGATTTGGAAGTTGATAGGCACGGGGAAGTTGAAAATGAAGACCAAAATGAAGTGCTAGAAACTGCGCTTCATTCAGAAGAGAGCATGTCTCAGGTTACTGAAGAAAATAGCAATGAAGAATTTGATGATATGAAGGAAATTGATGAAGAATTCTTGTCAGAATTGGACACTGTTGGAGACTTTAGTGTCAATGATGCTGGTGTATCACTTCATACTGGCATTGAACATGAGAAAATTAGAGATGCTCAACTTAGTTCACTCCCTAAGGATGTAAAGACAGAAGAGTTTGAGCAGGACATCCCAGTTCTTGAAGCAAGATCACTTGAAGATATTAACTTGGCTTTTAAGCAACTTCAAGAAGGCGTGGATGTCGAAGAGGTCATCAATCGAAGTACTATTAAGGATCAGAATGTCGGTGGAGAATCTAAAGATCATCTGGAAATTAATTCAGACCTTCAAGTTGTTGAAGCCAGATCTCTAGAAGATATTAACATTGCTTTAAACCAAGTCTCTGAAGGTAATAAAGGGGAGCTGCCAAATTCTTTGGATTCGAAAGACACTTCAGTcaaagtagaagaaaatgagGATGGCTCAGCCAAGGTGAATGAATTCTTTAACGTAGCAACCAGTTCTGAGGAAATGAGCAGAACTACAGTGGATAAATCAGAAGATGTACCTAATAGCAGCTCCGGTATCGAGGAGAAATCTCACAGTAGGAAATCTAGTTCCAGCTCGAGCTCAAGTGATTCTGATTGA
- the LOC100101840 gene encoding uncharacterized protein LOC100101840 codes for MGSEIGIKIRKIVVISIRGGYRSVCNHPFLVGVFCFLILLYRSFPFLFSVLVSASPVLVCTAILLGTLLSFGQPNVPEVEIEEKVTHDISSFQAGFSEGDTVFADRDESYFVKGYSENRSDVEERGIEEEASLVSERDNRAEEDRGLLSSDMPPDDEKLPDIIQPEKQEKEEVEREMKFHSFELGKNREIHEENLRSEAFSSDDEAIEKQYVMVQKVDDDVFEFENEKSPGDHLDFSASSSWKQVENDDDEDDSVESGSDGAESSSPDASMADIIPMLDELHPLLDLDAPQPAHVSRDGSDAASENSEKSDDDSVESDDDSENHGDADDDGIDEPDDEEEEEAAGGKEEDESKSAIKWTEDDQKNLMDLGNLELERNKRLENLIARRRARRLMTEKNLIDLDCADIPCNVAPIAMTRRNPFDFPDDSYAAMGLPPIPGSAPSILQPRRNPFDIPYDSNEEKPDLKGDSFQQEFKVFHQKEAFFRRHESFSVGPSVLGLSKQERYDWKPVFISERMASEGTSYPSFQRQSSEVSDSKLSSVPDTESVSSIDQDDRKFSEQDLSQETEFISNIDHVSDVVEHGSQSSGENDSVEMIQVEESNACQDEGEIVLGGVEDPSEMVFYPETGEVEIHEQFNAGETHLRREPSHEESVGSSRSSHSSLSEVIDSIPDENMEKAENLQQGDDHLSESRISTQASVEESIFQQVSGEVEENHHVDPVYDLSPQASETLQLFPSISSHDSAMELSERALPPASVEMTANAAEEESKVHDHRLEGNTSDHDKTQAASSELHEEAKNELSSEKSEDVNNVTANELSAVAPNFVDQNGSTMAEPQVVPVSVDSNLSSDIGSIKDVTNLGLVHGQDLADYIRADSEVLHQDSVDSPDSDYQMASEKSHLSDNESVEEGALPNLESRFDNANMSTSVQDADEMFDSAASDAHHISSNGSPMAAPRDLELSPAAGPSPVVHPDSPSEETEHIEKFSSNNDDIFQIQQGKTNIHQDLDKNTVAFTSGSQHEIDVKSPSNLENDLSSSDKSVVAQSSSDHDEIQSSNAIQVESAHCFGTSNDEVGELHDAVDKFPPSISSVTSEKFETPKFRSPTGEADLEVDRHGEVENEDQNEVLETALHSEESMSQVTEENSNEEFDDMKEIDEEFLSELDTVGDFSVNDAGVSLHTGIEHEKIRDAQLSSLPKDVKTEEFEQDIPVLEARSLEDINLAFKQLQEGVDVEEVINRSTIKDQNVGGESKDHLEINSDLQVVEARSLEDINIALNQVSEGNKGELPNSLDSKDTSVKVEENEDGSAKVNEFFNVATSSEEMSRTTVDKSEDVPNSSSGIEEKSHSRKSSSSSSSSDSD; via the exons ATGGGATCAGAAATTGGAATCAAAATAAGGAAAATTGTTGTCATTTCAATCAGAGGTGGTTACAGATCAGTTTGCAACCATCCATTCCTTGTGGGGGTTTTTTGTTTCCTGATTTTGTTGTACagatcttttccttttctgttttctgttttggtCTCTGCATCTCCTGTTTTGGTCTGCACTGCTATTCTGCTTGGGACCCTTCTCAGTTTTGGGCAGCCAAATGTGCCTGAAGTTGAGATAGAAGAGAAAGTTACTCATGACATTTCATCCTTCCAAGCTGGGTTCTCCGAGGGTGACACTGTTTTTGCTGACAGAGATGAGAGCTATTTTGTGAAGGGGTATTCAGAAAATAGGAGTGATGTGGAAGAGAGGGGCATTGAGGAGGAAGCAAGTTTGGTTAGTGAGAGGGATAATAGGGCCGAAGAAGATCGCGGATTGCTTTCTTCTGACATGCCTCCAGATGATGAAAAGTTGCCGGATATTATTCAGCCCGAGaagcaagaaaaagaggaagTGGAGAGGGAAATGAAATTCCATAGTTTTGAGTTGGGAAAGAATAGGGAAATTCATGAAGAGAACCTTAGGTCTGAAGCTTTTTCGAGTGATGATGAAGCTATTGAGAAACAATATGTCATGGTTCAAAAAGTGGATGATGatgtatttgaatttgaaaatgagaAAAGTCCCGGAGATCATTTGGACTTTTCTGCCAGCTCATCTTGGAAACAGGTGGAAAACGACGATGACGAGGATGACTCGGTGGAGTCAGGTTCTGATGGGGCTGAGAGCTCTTCACCAGACGCTTCCATGGCTGACATCATTCCAATGCTTGATGAACTCCATCCACTACTAGACCTAGATGCTCCACAGCCGGCTCATGTGTCCCGTGATGGTTCTGATGCTGCATCTGAGAACTCTGAGAAAAGTGATGATGACAGTGTCGAATCAGACGATGATAGTGAAAACCACGGTGATGCGGACGATGATGGTATTGATGAGCCTGATgatgaagaggaagaagaagcggCAGGTGGCAAAGAGGAGGATGAAAGTAAATCTGCTATTAAGTGGACAGAGGATGACCAAAAGAATCTCATGGATCTGGGAAATTTAGAGCTGGAAAGGAATAAAAGATTGGAGAATCTTATTGCTAGGAGAAGAGCACGGAGATTGATGACTGAGAAGAATCTAATAGACTTAGATTGTGCTGATATTCCCTGTAATGTTGCACCTATTGCTATGACCAGACGTAACCCATTTGATTTTCCTGATGACTCATATGCTGCCATGGGATTACCACCCATTCCTGGATCTGCTCCGTCTATTCTACAGCCTAGACGAAACCCTTTTGATATTCCCTACGACTCAAATGAAGAAAAACCTGATCTTAAGGGGGACAGTTTTCAACAAGAGTTCAAAGTGTTTCATCAAAAAGAGGCCTTTTTTCGGCGGCATGAAAGTTTCAGCGTGGGACCATCAGTATTGGGGTTATCCAAGCAAGAGAGGTATGATTGGAAACCTGTCTTTATATCTGAAAGGATGGCTTCGGAGGGAACAAGCTATCCTTCATTCCAGAGGCAATCAAGTGAAGTTAGTGATTCAAAGTTAAGTTCTGTTCCAGATACTGAATCTGTGAGTTCAATTGATCAGGATGACAGGAAATTCAGTGAGCAAGACTTGTCTCAAGAAACTGAATTTATATCTAACATTGACCATGTTTCTGATGTTGTTGAACATGGAAGCCAATCCTCTGGAGAAAATGATTCTGTGGAGATGATACAAGTTGAGGAGAGCAATGCTTGTCAGGATGAAGGGGAAATAGTTCTGGGCGGGGTGGAAGATCCTTCTGAGATGGTATTCTATCCTGAAACAGGAGAGGTTGAAATCCACGAACAATTCAATGCAGGGGAAACACATTTGAGAAGAGAACCAAGTCATGAGGAGAGTGTCGGCAGCAGCAGATCAAGCCATTCTTCACTATCGGAAGTAATTGACAGCATACCAGATGAAAACATGGAAAAAGCGGAAAATTTGCAGCAAGGAGATGATCATCTCTCTGAATCTAGAATTTCAACACAAGCTTCAGTGGAGGAATCAATCTTCCAGCAAGTTAGTGGTGAGGTGGAAGAAAATCACCATGTAGACCCTGTTTATGATCTTAGTCCACAAGCTTCTGAAACACTCCAATTGTTTCCTTCAATATCTTCTCATGATTCTGCTATGGAGTTGTCTGAGAGGGCATTGCCTCCTGCTTCAGTAGAAATGACTGCTAATGCGGCAGAAGAAGAGTCCAAAGTGCATGATCACAGACTGGAAGGTAATACTTCTGATCATGATAAAACTCAAGCAGCCTCTTCCGAACTACATGAGGAAGCCAAAAATGAATTGAGTTCTGAGAAATCTGAAGATGTGAATAATGTTACTGCAAATGAGTTATCTGCAGTTGCCCCAAATTTTGTTGATCAGAATGGATCTACAATGGCTGAGCCGCAGGTTGTCCCTGTTTCTGTGGATTCAAATTTGTCTTCTGATATTGGATCAATAAAGGATGTGACTAATTTAGGCTTAGTTCATGGGCAGGATCTAGCTGACTACATACGTGCTGATTCTGAAGTTCTTCACCAAGACAGTGTAGATTCTCCAGATTCAGATTATCAAATGGCttctgaaaagtcacatctaTCAGATAATGAATCTGTGGAGGAAGGAGCACTGCCCAATTTAGAATCAAGATTTGATAATGCAAATATGTCTACGTCAGTCCAAGATGCAGATGAAATGTTTGATTCTGCGGCTTCTGATGCCCACCATATTTCTTCTAATGGTTCACCTATGGCTGCCCCACGGGATTTAGAGCTCTCACCTGCAGCAGGGCCATCACCAGTGGTTCATCCTGATTCACCTTCTGAAGAAACTGAACATATAGAAAAATTTTCATCAAATAATGATGACATATTTCAGATTCAGCAAGGTAAAACCAACATCCACCAAGATTTGGATAAGAATACGGTTGCTTTCACTTCGGGCAGTCAACATGAAATTGATGTGAAGTCTCCCTCTAACTTGGAGAATGATCTGTCAAGCTCTGATAAATCAGTTGTTGCACAATCTTCTAGTGATCATGATGAAATTCAG AGTTCTAATGCTATCCAGGTTGAATCTGCACACTGTTTTGGCACTTCCAATGATGAAGTTGGAGAATTGCATGATGCAGTTGACAAATTTCCTCCAAGCATTTCTTCTGTGACCTCTGAAAAATTTGAGACCCCTAAATTCAGGTCACCCACTGGTGAAGCAGATTTGGAAGTTGATAGGCACGGGGAAGTTGAAAATGAAGACCAAAATGAAGTGCTAGAAACTGCGCTTCATTCAGAAGAGAGCATGTCTCAGGTTACTGAAGAAAATAGCAATGAAGAATTTGATGATATGAAGGAAATTGATGAAGAATTCTTGTCAGAATTGGACACTGTTGGAGACTTTAGTGTCAATGATGCTGGTGTATCACTTCATACTGGCATTGAACATGAGAAAATTAGAGATGCTCAACTTAGTTCACTCCCTAAGGATGTAAAGACAGAAGAGTTTGAGCAGGACATCCCAGTTCTTGAAGCAAGATCACTTGAAGATATTAACTTGGCTTTTAAGCAACTTCAAGAAGGCGTGGATGTCGAAGAGGTCATCAATCGAAGTACTATTAAGGATCAGAATGTCGGTGGAGAATCTAAAGATCATCTGGAAATTAATTCAGACCTTCAAGTTGTTGAAGCCAGATCTCTAGAAGATATTAACATTGCTTTAAACCAAGTCTCTGAAGGTAATAAAGGGGAGCTGCCAAATTCTTTGGATTCGAAAGACACTTCAGTcaaagtagaagaaaatgagGATGGCTCAGCCAAGGTGAATGAATTCTTTAACGTAGCAACCAGTTCTGAGGAAATGAGCAGAACTACAGTGGATAAATCAGAAGATGTACCTAATAGCAGCTCCGGTATCGAGGAGAAATCTCACAGTAGGAAATCTAGTTCCAGCTCGAGCTCAAGTGATTCTGATTGA